The genomic window CAGCTCGGGCAGGGACGGCCCGTCCAGGAACGGGTCGGCAAAGATGTCGCGCCCCGACTGACGCGGACGCTCCGCCAGGTCACCCTCGGGCTCGGCGAAGTGGTGCGGCTCCCACCCGCTGGTGTCAATGTCTCCCAGGCGGATCCGGCCGGCGTCATAGGTGCCGGGCCGCCGACCGCCCAGGCTGGTGTAGGGCCCGTCGAAGCACGCGACGATCTGGCTGGCGGCATCGGGCAGCTCGCCCCACGGCGCCGGGACGCGCGCCGTGCGGGCCAGCATCGAGGCGGCCCGAGCTGCGGCGACTCCGGCGAGCGGTGAGTCACCCAGCACCATGGGCATCGTCTCGGCCAGCTGCAGGGCCAGCACCTTGGCGGGGTTGACGAAGGACTCGGAGGTGGGCCGGTAGGCCTCTGCTGCCTCGTCCAACCGCTGCGCCACCTCGGCCATTGCCTCAGCTGGCGTGTCGATGATGCCGATCTGGTCCGCACCCAGCAGCACCGGCACGAGCAGGCTCCACAACGAGGTCCGCGAACTGGTCCGGGAGCGGCCCACGCCGATGTGCACCCCCCGTGCGCGTCGGCATACCTCCGCCAGGGGTGAGTCGTCAGCCCCGACAGTCAGCAGGGAGGCGCCCCGTCGGGCTGCCTCGGCGGCGATGGCCAACGGGCCGGGAGCCCGGCCGGACAGCGAGACGGCCACGACGAGGTCGAGCGGCCCGACCCAGCCGGGCAGCGGCAGGTTGCGGCGCGCCTGGACCGGCACCGGCGAGCCGGGCTCGGCCAGCAGCTCCAGGACGTCGGCGACCAGCGCCGATCCCCCGAGCGCGGCCACCAGCACCGAGCGGGGGCGGTCGAGCCGGGCCAGCCGGTCGACGCCTGCCTCCTGCGCCAGGGTCACCGACTCGCGCACCTGCGCCCCGGCGGTGGCCAGGGCGTGCAAGGTCTGGCGGCTGTCCTTGCGGTGCAGCTCGTCCGGGTCGTCGAGGAGCGCCTCGTCAATGTGCGGTGCCATGGTGGATCCCCTCAGCGCGTGACGGTCGTGGCGTCGCTCTCGAGCAGGACGGGGATGCCGTCCGTGATGGGGAACTGCCGGCGCTGCCCGGCGCCGCCGCAGTCCTCGGCGCACTCCAGCACCGGCTCGCCGGCCTCGTTGGTGGCGTCGACCAGCTCGTGCCGCCCGACCGGGCAGCGCAGGATCTCTCGCACCCAGGGCTCGATCGCATCAGTCATGCACGCACCATCCTCAGCACCTCGTCACGGATCTGGATCATGGTGGCCTCGTCGGAGGCCTCCACGTTGAGCCGCAGGAGCGGCTCGGTGTTGCTGGGTCGCAGCGAGAGCCACCAGAACGGCATGCCCGCCCCGGTGCTCAGCGTCAGCCCGTCGAGCAGGTCGACACTAGCGCCCTGCTGCTCACCCCAGGCGCGCACCCGTGCCGTGGCGGCAGCGACGTCGGCGACCGGCGAGTTGACCTCACCCGAGGCGGCATAGCG from Ornithinimicrobium cryptoxanthini includes these protein-coding regions:
- a CDS encoding SIS domain-containing protein, coding for MAPHIDEALLDDPDELHRKDSRQTLHALATAGAQVRESVTLAQEAGVDRLARLDRPRSVLVAALGGSALVADVLELLAEPGSPVPVQARRNLPLPGWVGPLDLVVAVSLSGRAPGPLAIAAEAARRGASLLTVGADDSPLAEVCRRARGVHIGVGRSRTSSRTSLWSLLVPVLLGADQIGIIDTPAEAMAEVAQRLDEAAEAYRPTSESFVNPAKVLALQLAETMPMVLGDSPLAGVAAARAASMLARTARVPAPWGELPDAASQIVACFDGPYTSLGGRRPGTYDAGRIRLGDIDTSGWEPHHFAEPEGDLAERPRQSGRDIFADPFLDGPSLPELGLLTLRDAPAEPPTRESAQVEALTDAVLTTAREAGVRVMDVTAQPGAPLTRLAELVTTVDFTATYLALGLGLDPSVSPHVADLNDRTR
- a CDS encoding Trm112 family protein; translated protein: MTDAIEPWVREILRCPVGRHELVDATNEAGEPVLECAEDCGGAGQRRQFPITDGIPVLLESDATTVTR